One genomic segment of Desmodus rotundus isolate HL8 chromosome 5, HLdesRot8A.1, whole genome shotgun sequence includes these proteins:
- the NDUFS3 gene encoding NADH dehydrogenase [ubiquinone] iron-sulfur protein 3, mitochondrial — protein MAAARASWRGLVGVMALSRVSRRPSAPLLPVRRESAAADARPTVRPRNDVVQKQLSAFGEYVAEILPKYVQQAQVSCFNELEICIHPDGVIPVLTFLKDHTNAQFKSLADLTAVDIPTRQNRFEIVYNLLSMRFNSRIRVKTYTDELTPIESTVSVYKAANWYEREIWDMFGVFFANHPDLRRILTDYGFEGHPFRKDFPLSGYVELRYDDEVKRVVAEPVELAQEFRKFDLNSPWEAFPAYRQPPESLKLEAGDKKPETK, from the exons ATGGCGGCGGCTAGGGCCTCTTGGCGGGGGCTCGTGGGGGTCATGGCCTTGTCCAGGG TGTCCCGACGACCCTCGGCGCCGTTGCTGCCGGTGAGGAGGGAAAGTGCTGCAGCAGACGCGCGCC CCACTGTCAGACCACGGAATGATGTGGTCCAAAAACAGCTCTCAGCTTTTGGAGAGTATGTGGCTGAAATCCTGCCTAAGTACGTCCAACAAGCCCAG GTGTCCTGCTTCAATGAGTTGGAGATCTGTATCCATCCCGATGGAGTCATTCCAGTGCTGACTTTCCTCAAGGATCACACCAACGCACAGTTCAAATCCTTGGCTGACTTGACGGCAGTGGACATCCCAACCCGGCAGAACCGTTTTGAG ATTGTGTACAACCTGCTCTCCATGCGCTTCAACTCCCGGATCCGTGTGAAGACCTACACAGACGAGCTGACACCCATTGAGTCCACTGTCTCTGTGTACAAGGCAGCCAACTGGTATGAGAGGGAG ATCTGGGACATGTTTGGAGTCTTCTTCGCTAACCACCCGGACCTAAGAAGGATCCTGACAGACTATGGCTTTGAGGGACACCCTTTTCGGAAGGACTTCCCCCTGTCTGGCTACGTTGAG TTACGCTATGACGACGAGGTGAAGCGGGTGGTAGCTGAGCCGGTGGAGCTGGCCCAAGAGTTCCGCAAGTTTGACCTGAACAGCCCGTGGGAGGCTTTCCCTGCCTATCGCCAGCCCCCTGAGAGTCTCAAACTTGAAGCCGGGGACAAGAAACCCGAAACCAAGTAG
- the KBTBD4 gene encoding kelch repeat and BTB domain-containing protein 4 isoform X1 — MVPRMQTKHCRQDSQDTELQGHGPEAEVFLRSSSRRTRGRRQRFRVLGFGMKGGNADSWQREKLATMESPEEPGASMDENYFVNYTFKDRSHSGRVAQGIMKLCLEEELFADVTISVEGREFQLHRLVLSAQSCFFRSMFTSNLKEAHNRVIVLQDVSESVFQLLVDYIYHGTVKLRADELQEIYEVSDMYQLTSLFEECSRFLARTVQVGNCLQVMWLADRHSDPELYTAAKHCAKAHLAQLQGTEEFLHLPHHLLTDIISDGVPCSQNPTEAIEAWINFNKEEREAFAESLRSSLKEIGENVHIYLIGKESSRTHSLAVSLHCAEDDSISVSGQNSLCHQITAACKHGGDLYVVGGSIPRRMWKCNNATVDWEWCAPLPRDRLQHTLVSVPGKDAIYSLGGKTLQDTLSNAVIYYRVGDNVWTETTQLEVAVSGAAGANLNGIIYLLGGEENDLDFFTKPSRLIQCFDTETDKCHVKPYVLPFAGRMHAAVHKDLVFIVAEGDSLVCYNPLLDSFTRLCLPEAWSSAPSLWKIASCNGSIYVFRDRYKKGDANTYKLDPATSTITVTRGIKVLLTNLQFVLA, encoded by the exons ATGGTCCCCCGGATGCAGACCAAGCACTGTCGACAAGATTCACAGGACACGGAACTCCAAGGGCACGGACCGGAAGCGGAAGTGTTCCTTAGATCTTCTTCCCGGCGGACCCGAGGCCGGAGGCAGAGATTCCGGGTTCTGGGCTTTGGAATGAAAGGAGGGAACGCAG ACAGCtggcagagagagaagctggCCACCATGGAATCACCGGAGGAGCCTGGAGCATCCATGGATGAGAACTACTTTGTGAACTACACTTTCAAAGATCGGTCACACTCAGGCCGTGTGGCCCAGGGCATCATGAAACTGTGCCTGGAGGAAGAGCTCTTTGCTGACGTCACCATTTCAGTGGAAGGCCGGGAGTTTCAGCTCCACCGGCTGGTCCTCTCAGCTCAGAGCTGCTTCTTCCGGTCCATGTTCACTTCCAACCTGAAGGAGGCCCACAACCGGGTGATCGTGCTGCAGGATGTCAGTGAGTCTGTTTTCCAGCTCCTGGTTGATTACATCTACCATGGAACTGTGAAACTTCGAGCTGATGAGCTGCAGGAAATTTATGAGGTGTCAGACATGTATCAGCTGACGTCTCTCTTTGAGGAATGTTCTCGGTTTTTGGCCCGCACAGTGCAGGTGGGAAACTGCCTTCAGGTGATGTGGTTGGCAGATCGACACAGTGATCCCGAGCTCTACACAGCTGCCAAGCACTGCGCCAAGGCCCATCTGGCCCAGCTGCAGGGCACAGAGGAATTTCTCCACTTACCCCACCATCTGCTCACTGATATCATCTCCG ATGGAGTTCCATGTTCCCAGAACCCAACAGAGGCAATAGAAGCCTGGATCAATTTTaataaagaggaaagagaagcttTTGCAGAGTCACTCAGGAGTAGCTTGAAG GAAATTGGGGAGAATGTGCACATTTATCTGATCGGGAAGGAGTCATCTCGTACTCACTCGTTGGCTGTGTCCTTGCACTGTGCAGAAGATGACTCCATCAGCGTCAGTGGCCAAAACAGCTTGTGCCACCAGATCACCGCAGCCTGCAAGCATGGTGGGGACTTGTACGTGGTGGGAGGGTCCATCCCACGGCGCATGTGGAAGTGTAACAATGCCACCGTGGACTGGGAGTGGTGTGCGCCCTTGCCCCGGGACCGGCTCCAGCACACCCTTGTGTCTGTGCCCGGGAAAGACGCCATATATTCACTGGGTGGCAAGACTCTGCAGGATACCCTCTCCAACGCAGTCATCTACTACCGGGTGGGTGATAACGTCTGGACAGAGACGACGCAGCTAGAGGTGGCTGTGTCAGGGGCCGCCGGAGCCAACCTCAACGGGATCATCTATTTACTGGGGGGGGAGGAGAATGACTTGGACTTCTTCACCAAACCTTCCCGGCTCATCCAGTGCTTTGATACAGAGACAGACAAGTGCCACGTGAAGCCCTATGTGCTGCCCTTCGCAGGCCGCATGCACGCAGCTGTGCATAAGGATCTGGTGTTCATCGTGGCTGAAGGGGACTCCCTGGTGTGCTACAATCCCCTGCTGGACAGCTTTACCCGGCTCTGCCTTCCTGAGGCCTGGAGCTCTGCCCCGTCCCTCTGGAAGATCGCCAGCTGTAACGGGAGCATTTATGTTTTTCGGGACCGATATAAAAAGGGAGATGCCAACACCTACAAGCTTGACCCTGCCACCTCAACAATAACTGTCACCAGAGGCATTAAGGTGCTGCTCACTAATTTGCAGTTTGTGTTGGCCTAA
- the KBTBD4 gene encoding kelch repeat and BTB domain-containing protein 4 isoform X2 encodes MESPEEPGASMDENYFVNYTFKDRSHSGRVAQGIMKLCLEEELFADVTISVEGREFQLHRLVLSAQSCFFRSMFTSNLKEAHNRVIVLQDVSESVFQLLVDYIYHGTVKLRADELQEIYEVSDMYQLTSLFEECSRFLARTVQVGNCLQVMWLADRHSDPELYTAAKHCAKAHLAQLQGTEEFLHLPHHLLTDIISDGVPCSQNPTEAIEAWINFNKEEREAFAESLRSSLKEIGENVHIYLIGKESSRTHSLAVSLHCAEDDSISVSGQNSLCHQITAACKHGGDLYVVGGSIPRRMWKCNNATVDWEWCAPLPRDRLQHTLVSVPGKDAIYSLGGKTLQDTLSNAVIYYRVGDNVWTETTQLEVAVSGAAGANLNGIIYLLGGEENDLDFFTKPSRLIQCFDTETDKCHVKPYVLPFAGRMHAAVHKDLVFIVAEGDSLVCYNPLLDSFTRLCLPEAWSSAPSLWKIASCNGSIYVFRDRYKKGDANTYKLDPATSTITVTRGIKVLLTNLQFVLA; translated from the exons ATGGAATCACCGGAGGAGCCTGGAGCATCCATGGATGAGAACTACTTTGTGAACTACACTTTCAAAGATCGGTCACACTCAGGCCGTGTGGCCCAGGGCATCATGAAACTGTGCCTGGAGGAAGAGCTCTTTGCTGACGTCACCATTTCAGTGGAAGGCCGGGAGTTTCAGCTCCACCGGCTGGTCCTCTCAGCTCAGAGCTGCTTCTTCCGGTCCATGTTCACTTCCAACCTGAAGGAGGCCCACAACCGGGTGATCGTGCTGCAGGATGTCAGTGAGTCTGTTTTCCAGCTCCTGGTTGATTACATCTACCATGGAACTGTGAAACTTCGAGCTGATGAGCTGCAGGAAATTTATGAGGTGTCAGACATGTATCAGCTGACGTCTCTCTTTGAGGAATGTTCTCGGTTTTTGGCCCGCACAGTGCAGGTGGGAAACTGCCTTCAGGTGATGTGGTTGGCAGATCGACACAGTGATCCCGAGCTCTACACAGCTGCCAAGCACTGCGCCAAGGCCCATCTGGCCCAGCTGCAGGGCACAGAGGAATTTCTCCACTTACCCCACCATCTGCTCACTGATATCATCTCCG ATGGAGTTCCATGTTCCCAGAACCCAACAGAGGCAATAGAAGCCTGGATCAATTTTaataaagaggaaagagaagcttTTGCAGAGTCACTCAGGAGTAGCTTGAAG GAAATTGGGGAGAATGTGCACATTTATCTGATCGGGAAGGAGTCATCTCGTACTCACTCGTTGGCTGTGTCCTTGCACTGTGCAGAAGATGACTCCATCAGCGTCAGTGGCCAAAACAGCTTGTGCCACCAGATCACCGCAGCCTGCAAGCATGGTGGGGACTTGTACGTGGTGGGAGGGTCCATCCCACGGCGCATGTGGAAGTGTAACAATGCCACCGTGGACTGGGAGTGGTGTGCGCCCTTGCCCCGGGACCGGCTCCAGCACACCCTTGTGTCTGTGCCCGGGAAAGACGCCATATATTCACTGGGTGGCAAGACTCTGCAGGATACCCTCTCCAACGCAGTCATCTACTACCGGGTGGGTGATAACGTCTGGACAGAGACGACGCAGCTAGAGGTGGCTGTGTCAGGGGCCGCCGGAGCCAACCTCAACGGGATCATCTATTTACTGGGGGGGGAGGAGAATGACTTGGACTTCTTCACCAAACCTTCCCGGCTCATCCAGTGCTTTGATACAGAGACAGACAAGTGCCACGTGAAGCCCTATGTGCTGCCCTTCGCAGGCCGCATGCACGCAGCTGTGCATAAGGATCTGGTGTTCATCGTGGCTGAAGGGGACTCCCTGGTGTGCTACAATCCCCTGCTGGACAGCTTTACCCGGCTCTGCCTTCCTGAGGCCTGGAGCTCTGCCCCGTCCCTCTGGAAGATCGCCAGCTGTAACGGGAGCATTTATGTTTTTCGGGACCGATATAAAAAGGGAGATGCCAACACCTACAAGCTTGACCCTGCCACCTCAACAATAACTGTCACCAGAGGCATTAAGGTGCTGCTCACTAATTTGCAGTTTGTGTTGGCCTAA
- the FAM180B gene encoding protein FAM180B isoform X2: protein MWWGMAGKMRFLAWLMVAIVLFPGMTTTRHYADPSPLLTRLPLQLLWAGLELDVMGQLHLQDEELASTRPGHRLRLLLQHHVPSDLQGAERRLQQFQDLRTGPPLSPLDFENLLLTGLSCVYRLHKALEAEERGRWAQVFALLAQETLWDLCKGFCPQGQPPSLEPWASILDPFP, encoded by the exons ATGTGGTGGGGCATGGCGGGGAAAATGCGGTTCCTGGCTTGGCTGATGGTAGCCATTGTCCTCTTCCCTGGGATGACTACAACTCGGCACTATGCAG acCCCAGCCCACTCCTTACACGGCTCCCCTTGCAgctgctctgggctgggctggagctggACGTCATGGGGCAGCTGCACCTCCAGGACGAGGAACTGGCATCCACGCGTCCGGGCCACCGACTCAGGCTCCTCCTGCAGCACCACGTGCCCAGTGACTTGCAGGGTGCTGAGCGGCGGCTCCAGCAGTTCCAGGACCTGCGGACGGGGCCTCCTCTAAGCCCTTTGGACTTTGAAAATCTGCTCCTCACAGGCCTATCCTGTGTCTACCGGCTCCACAAGGCTTTGGAGGCTGAGGAAAGGGGTCGCTGGGCGCAGGTCTTTGCCCTCCTGGCACAGGAAACACTCTGGGACCTGTGCAAAGGCTTCTGCCCCCAGGGCCAGCCTCCTTCTTTGGAGCCCTGGGCCTCAATCCTGGACCCCTTTCCCTga
- the FAM180B gene encoding protein FAM180B isoform X1 codes for MWWGMAGKMRFLAWLMVAIVLFPGMTTTRHYAGQPTNSSSVGGGLQEPEAPEVMFELLWAGLELDVMGQLHLQDEELASTRPGHRLRLLLQHHVPSDLQGAERRLQQFQDLRTGPPLSPLDFENLLLTGLSCVYRLHKALEAEERGRWAQVFALLAQETLWDLCKGFCPQGQPPSLEPWASILDPFP; via the exons ATGTGGTGGGGCATGGCGGGGAAAATGCGGTTCCTGGCTTGGCTGATGGTAGCCATTGTCCTCTTCCCTGGGATGACTACAACTCGGCACTATGCAG GGCAGCCCACGAACAGCAGCAGCGTGGGAGGTGGCCTGCAGGAGCCAGAGGCCCCGGAAGTGATGTTTGAG ctgctctgggctgggctggagctggACGTCATGGGGCAGCTGCACCTCCAGGACGAGGAACTGGCATCCACGCGTCCGGGCCACCGACTCAGGCTCCTCCTGCAGCACCACGTGCCCAGTGACTTGCAGGGTGCTGAGCGGCGGCTCCAGCAGTTCCAGGACCTGCGGACGGGGCCTCCTCTAAGCCCTTTGGACTTTGAAAATCTGCTCCTCACAGGCCTATCCTGTGTCTACCGGCTCCACAAGGCTTTGGAGGCTGAGGAAAGGGGTCGCTGGGCGCAGGTCTTTGCCCTCCTGGCACAGGAAACACTCTGGGACCTGTGCAAAGGCTTCTGCCCCCAGGGCCAGCCTCCTTCTTTGGAGCCCTGGGCCTCAATCCTGGACCCCTTTCCCTga